A region of Nostoc sp. 'Peltigera membranacea cyanobiont' N6 DNA encodes the following proteins:
- a CDS encoding NnrU family protein — protein MLLISWLTPSHFVILGLQIVFAIAHSGGAALRPRAEKYIGPRLYRILFALVSLPLAAILIIYFFGHRYDGLQLWQVQGVPGVREFVWLLSAISFLFLYPATFNLLEIAAIQKPQVHLYETGIIRITRHPQMVGQIIWCVAHTLWLGTTFTLVTSIGLVLHHLFGVWHGDRRLSDRYGEAFESAKQRTSIIPFKAIIDGRQSILWQEFIRPSYLGVAIFIALLWWSHPLLMEATGRIKWEI, from the coding sequence ACAGTGGAGGCGCTGCTTTGCGTCCAAGGGCAGAAAAATATATTGGCCCAAGGCTTTATCGCATTCTCTTTGCATTAGTCAGCCTACCGTTGGCTGCGATCTTAATTATTTACTTTTTTGGGCACCGCTATGATGGTTTGCAACTTTGGCAGGTACAAGGAGTACCAGGAGTGCGAGAATTTGTTTGGCTGCTGTCAGCGATCTCGTTTTTGTTTTTATATCCTGCTACCTTCAATCTACTAGAAATTGCTGCTATTCAAAAGCCCCAAGTTCATCTCTACGAAACAGGAATTATTCGGATTACTCGTCATCCTCAGATGGTGGGACAAATAATCTGGTGTGTTGCCCATACTCTCTGGTTGGGTACTACCTTTACCCTTGTGACTTCCATTGGATTGGTGTTACATCACTTGTTCGGGGTTTGGCATGGGGATCGCCGTTTGAGCGATCGCTATGGAGAAGCCTTTGAAAGTGCCAAACAACGGACTTCAATTATTCCCTTTAAAGCAATTATTGACGGTCGTCAATCTATCTTATGGCAGGAATTTATTCGCCCTTCCTATTTGGGAGTTGCCATTTTTATCGCTTTGCTTTGGTGGTCACACCCTCTGCTGATGGAAGCAACTGGTAGAATAAAATGGGAAATTTAA